From the Glandiceps talaboti chromosome 12, keGlaTala1.1, whole genome shotgun sequence genome, one window contains:
- the LOC144443439 gene encoding mesotocin receptor-like: MLFNYTTPCPNMSTCTNNATNERYQVADYNRELRQVTMALLFILSVTGNVAVFVWMWFNRRAKARIHTYMVHLCTADLLVAFFALLSQIIVELIAGRWLIGEVGCRLFKTIQSATLFASSSMVVAIAVDRFHSVIYPFKQRKNVYTILVPAWVIAGLLSLPQIFVWHTATNPDGSMGCHTSLKNNWQKPVYLTYVSLVMFFIPFIIITICYLKIVIRLWEKRNSVIPNKSERRRKAKMKTLRMTFVIISFFVICGLPYFAVDMYKFSTRARIDRNIYAVLAIFSVSHCAVNPFIFLAFNAKTPASSNKYQENSTVTTTPTRTSL, from the coding sequence ATGTTGTTTAACTACACGACGCCGTGTCCAAACATGAGTACATGTACCAATAATGCTACCAACGAGAGGTATCAAGTGGCGGACTACAACCGTGAACTTCGGCAAGTAACTATGGCACTGTTGTTCATTCTATCTGTGACTGGTAACGTCGCTGTCTTCGTGTGGATGTGGTTCAACCGTCGCGCCAAAGCCCGCATACACACGTATATGGTGCATCTTTGTACGGCTGACCTACTAGTGGCTTTCTTTGCTCTATTGTCTCAAATAATAGTCGAGCTTATCGCAGGCAGATGGCTGATCGGGGAAGTTGGTTGCAGACTCTTCAAAACTATACAGTCGGCTACACTATTCGCTTCATCCAGTATGGTAGTCGCTATAGCAGTCGATCGATTCCATTCGGTCATATATCCCTTTAAACAGCGGAAGAACGTCTATACAATCCTCGTACCAGCCTGGGTCATTGCTGGGCTGCTTTCTTTACCGCAGATATTTGTGTGGCACACGGCAACTAACCCAGACGGTTCCATGGGATGCCATACATCTTTGAAGAACAACTGGCAGAAACCAGTGTACTTGACTTACGTCAGCTTAGTGATGTTTTTTATTCCTTTTATCATTATAACCATCTGTTATCTGAAAATTGTTATCCGTTTGTGGGAGAAACGTAACAGTGTCATACCAAATAAGAGTGAACGACGCCGTAAAGCAAAGATGAAAACTCTCCGCATGACTTTTGTAATCATTTCGTTTTTCGTCATATGTGGGTTACCTTATTTCGCTGTAGACATGTATAAATTTTCTACTCGCGCTAGAATAGACCGGAATATCTACGCTGTACTGGCCATCTTTTCGGTTTCCCACTGTGCAGTCAATCCGTTCATATTCCTCGCGTTTAACGCAAAAACCCCAGCGTCGTCGAACAAGTATCAAGAAAACTCTACAGTGACGACAACACCGACGAGGACATCACTCTAA